In a single window of the Rattus norvegicus strain BN/NHsdMcwi chromosome 6, GRCr8, whole genome shotgun sequence genome:
- the Eipr1 gene encoding EARP and GARP complex-interacting protein 1 isoform X1 — translation MGRRSFPWPTATYFCGTSSPAQAKLCQIYCIENAHGQLVRDLDFNPNKQYYLASCGDDCKVKFWDTRNVTEPVKTLEEHSHWVWSVRYNHSHDQLVLTGSSDSRVILSNMVSISSEPFGHLVDDDDVSDPEEHHTEKSKEPLQDNVIATYEEHEDSVYAVDWASADPWLFASLSYDGRLVINRVPRALKYHILL, via the exons ATGGGAAGAAGGTCATTTCCCTGGCCGACAGCCACATACTTCTGTGGGACCTCCAGCCCAGCTCAAGCCAAGCTGTG CCAGATATACTGCATAGAGAACGCTCATGGGCAGCTGGTGCGTGACCTAGACTTCAACCCCAACAAGCAGTATTACCTCGCCAGCTGTGGAGATGACTGCAAGGTGAAGTTCTGGGACACACGGAATGTCACCGAGCCTGTGAAGACCCTGGAGGAGCATTCCCACTG GGTGTGGAGCGTGCGTTACAACCACTCTCACGACCAGCTGGTCCTCACTGGCAGCAGCGACAGCAGAGTTATCCTGTCCAACATGGTGTCTATCTCCTCAGAGCCCTTTGGCCACCTGGTGGACGATGATGACGTCAGTGACCCAGAGGAGCACCATACTGAGAA GAGTAAGGAACCCCTTCAGGACAACGTTATTGCCACCTATGAGGAGCATGAGGACAGCGTGTATGCTGTGGATTGGGCCTCAGCTGACCCATGGCTGTTCGCTTCCCTGAGTTACGATGGGAGACTAGTTATCAACAGAGTCCCCAGGGCACTGAAGTACCACATACTGCTCTAG